The Nocardioides humi genome includes a region encoding these proteins:
- a CDS encoding HpcH/HpaI aldolase/citrate lyase family protein: protein MSGTTWLFCPADRPDRYQKAASVSDVVILDLEDGVAPSQRDAARRHLLKNPLDASRTVVRLNPLGTRDHDDDLRMLAQTDYRRVLLAKTESAEQVQALESFEVVALIETPLGVRHAWAIAAATPVVALMWGAEDLVAGLGGRTSRKPDGTYHDVARTARSTALLAARAADRMAVDAVYLDIADHVGLADETAEAVQVGFGAKACIHPSHVEVIRAAYRPTDEEVTWAEKVLSSASSTPGVFQLDGMMIDGPLIRQAEAILRRQ, encoded by the coding sequence ATGAGCGGAACCACCTGGCTGTTCTGCCCGGCCGACCGCCCCGACCGCTACCAGAAGGCGGCCTCGGTCAGCGACGTCGTGATCCTCGACCTCGAGGACGGCGTGGCTCCCTCACAACGCGATGCTGCCCGACGGCACCTGCTCAAGAACCCCCTCGATGCGTCACGCACCGTGGTCCGTCTCAATCCCCTGGGCACGCGCGATCATGACGACGACCTCCGGATGCTCGCACAGACCGACTACCGACGTGTTCTCCTCGCCAAGACCGAATCGGCCGAGCAGGTTCAGGCCCTGGAGTCGTTCGAGGTGGTGGCTCTCATCGAGACGCCCCTCGGAGTGCGTCACGCCTGGGCGATCGCAGCGGCAACGCCCGTGGTCGCTCTGATGTGGGGCGCCGAGGACCTAGTCGCCGGGCTCGGCGGCCGCACGAGCCGGAAGCCGGACGGCACCTATCACGACGTCGCCCGTACAGCACGGTCCACCGCACTCCTCGCCGCACGAGCCGCCGACCGCATGGCGGTCGATGCCGTCTATCTGGACATCGCCGACCACGTAGGTCTGGCCGATGAGACGGCCGAGGCCGTGCAGGTCGGCTTCGGCGCAAAGGCATGCATCCATCCCTCACACGTGGAAGTCATTCGCGCCGCGTATCGGCCCACCGACGAGGAGGTCACCTGGGCGGAGAAGGTCTTGTCGTCCGCCTCCTCGACCCCCGGGGTATTCCAACTCGACGGCATGATGATCGACGGCCCCCTCATTCGACAGGCAGAGGCCATC
- a CDS encoding MaoC family dehydratase, which produces MSDRDINRDDWPRTEQRGFWYDELESGVVYAHRPGRTVTEYDNLLFSSMSMNPQGLHIDFAESEALPPFHRPLVNSMFTLATLVGLSVSHLTRGTIVANLGFTSVRFPHPVFHGDTLYGETVVLDKRLSSSRPGAGIVSLEHVARNEHGDVVATAVRQVMMRRRPEESER; this is translated from the coding sequence ATGAGCGATCGGGACATCAACCGCGACGACTGGCCGCGCACCGAACAACGTGGGTTCTGGTACGACGAACTGGAGAGCGGCGTCGTCTATGCGCATCGGCCGGGACGCACCGTCACGGAGTACGACAATCTCCTGTTCTCCAGCATGTCGATGAATCCGCAGGGCCTCCACATCGACTTCGCCGAGTCCGAAGCTCTACCGCCATTTCACCGACCACTAGTCAACAGCATGTTCACGCTGGCGACGCTGGTCGGCCTCTCCGTCAGTCACCTCACCCGCGGAACGATCGTCGCGAATCTCGGCTTCACCTCCGTTCGGTTTCCCCACCCCGTCTTCCACGGCGACACCCTCTACGGCGAGACCGTCGTCCTGGACAAGCGGCTCTCGTCCTCGCGGCCCGGCGCAGGCATCGTGAGCCTCGAACACGTCGCGCGCAACGAGCACGGCGATGTCGTCGCAACCGCCGTGCGCCAGGTCATGATGCGGCGTCGACCGGAGGAGTCCGAGCGATGA
- a CDS encoding ABC transporter substrate-binding protein gives MVKVVSINDQTGQVSFAGIPATRGAQVAIDEINDTKFLGDTTIDVEYLDSASAPQTAASLATQAVAGRKYSAILGGILTTEAFTVAPIAEKAKVPVIFTQSNGEGVVIGDYTFRATASFTRYYDVMGSYLKDKGVKTIALLYNSDVASYKELAALIEDWDSEFGISIVASKSVVSSTQDFTAPIASLVDAKPDAVAKFLLGTANATALQQLRQAGFDGPVVSTNSDSGGIIAGAGPDGANNAWPTDFSSAQTDDAAVKFVAAYKAKFDGEVPNLYAAEGYDAVWWLARAIKEAGSADPEDIQEGLVAVSKTGFSGVTGDITFDGNEFVLENPRVVEWNGEAETLVEP, from the coding sequence GTGGTCAAGGTCGTCTCGATCAACGATCAGACGGGGCAGGTGTCGTTCGCAGGAATCCCGGCAACGCGCGGCGCACAGGTCGCGATCGACGAGATCAACGACACCAAGTTCCTCGGCGACACCACCATCGACGTCGAGTACTTGGATTCGGCCAGTGCCCCCCAGACCGCAGCAAGTCTCGCCACACAGGCGGTCGCCGGCAGGAAGTACTCCGCGATCTTGGGAGGGATCCTGACGACCGAGGCCTTCACTGTGGCCCCGATCGCGGAGAAGGCGAAGGTTCCCGTCATCTTCACCCAGTCCAATGGTGAGGGAGTCGTCATCGGGGACTACACCTTCCGGGCGACGGCTTCGTTCACCCGGTACTACGACGTGATGGGCAGCTACCTGAAGGACAAGGGAGTCAAGACGATCGCGCTCCTCTACAACTCCGACGTCGCCTCGTACAAGGAGCTCGCCGCTCTCATCGAGGATTGGGACTCGGAGTTCGGCATCTCCATCGTCGCCAGCAAGAGCGTGGTCTCCTCGACGCAGGACTTCACTGCTCCCATCGCCTCACTCGTCGATGCCAAGCCCGATGCTGTCGCCAAGTTCCTCCTAGGCACTGCCAATGCGACTGCCCTCCAGCAGCTGAGGCAGGCCGGCTTCGACGGACCGGTCGTCTCAACCAACAGCGACTCGGGAGGAATCATCGCTGGCGCCGGGCCGGACGGCGCGAACAACGCCTGGCCCACCGATTTCAGCTCCGCTCAAACTGACGATGCCGCGGTCAAGTTCGTCGCCGCGTACAAGGCGAAGTTCGATGGCGAGGTTCCCAACCTGTACGCCGCCGAAGGCTACGACGCAGTCTGGTGGCTGGCGAGAGCGATCAAGGAGGCGGGCAGCGCCGATCCGGAGGACATTCAGGAGGGCCTCGTGGCGGTGTCGAAGACCGGATTCTCCGGCGTGACTGGTGACATCACCTTCGACGGCAACGAGTTCGTCCTCGAGAACCCACGCGTCGTGGAGTGGAACGGCGAGGCCGAGACGCTCGTGGAGCCCTGA